The following coding sequences lie in one Arachis ipaensis cultivar K30076 chromosome B05, Araip1.1, whole genome shotgun sequence genomic window:
- the LOC107641589 gene encoding pectinesterase-like isoform X1, protein MRRTMVIVRLLLLVSSLVLSASRRVPSSSSSSSHSSGNIDWWCNLTPHPGTCKYYLGQSNQQHTTIMKHKTELRRMLVKSALEEATMMQKEAHGLDQNLIKTKNHEAVHGDCLKLYDDTIFHLKRTLECLNNNNCSAVDAQTWLSTALTNIQTCQTGAQELSVQDFKVPSKNTNVTEMVRNSLAINLDFVKMMKQQPHANRTLPEAEEQETEEDFPSWFSGHERKLLQSGSSAIKAHVVVAKDGSGNFKTVQEALNAAAKRTVKTSRFVIYVTKGVYKENIEVEKNNDNVMLFGDGMRNTIITGSRSSQDGYTTYSSATAGIDGLHFIARDITFQNTAGPRKGQAVALRSASDLSVFYKCGIVGYQDTLMAHAQRQFYRQCYIYGTVDFIFGNAAVVFQNCHIFARKPLDGQANTITAQGRGDPFQNTGISIHKSVIKAAPDLVPVLDKVQTFLGRPWQQNARVVVMRTYLDSLISPLGWDEWNGSDFAKDTLYFGEYENSGPASDTSKRVKWPGFHVISNPKEASQFTVTSLLAGRTWLPTTSVPFSSGL, encoded by the coding sequence ATGAGAAGAACAATGGTCATCGTCAGGCTGTTATTGCTGGTATCTTCACTTGTCTTATCGGCATCAAGAAgagttccttcttcttcttcttcttcttctcattcttctGGTAACATTGATTGGTGGTGCAACCTAACGCCACACCCTGGAACATGCAAGTACTACTTAGGTCAAAGCAACCAACAGCACACAACAATAATGAAGCACAAAACCGAGTTGAGGAGGATGCTTGTGAAATCTGCATTAGAGGAAGCAACCATGATGCAAAAGGAAGCACATGGTTTGGACCAAAACTTGATCAAGACAAAGAACCATGAAGCTGTGCATGGCGATTGCTTGAAGCTCTACGACGACACCATCTTCCATCTCAAGCGTACCCTGGAATGCCTTAACAACAACAACTGTTCAGCAGTTGATGCACAAACATGGCTCAGCACTGCTCTCACAAACATCCAAACGTGTCAAACGGGTGCACAAGAACTCAGCGTTCAAGATTTCAAGGTTCCATCTAAGAACACCAATGTCACTGAGATGGTGAGGAATAGCTTAGCCATCAACTTGGATTTCGTCAAGATGATGAAACAACAACCACATGCAAATCGCACATTACCAGAAGCAGAGGAACAAGAAACAGAAGAAGATTTTCCAAGCTGGTTTTCCGGTCACGAAAGGAAGCTTCTTCAATCTGGCTCTAGCGCGATAAAGGCTCACGTTGTGGTGGCGAAAGACGGATCGGGGAATTTCAAGACGGTGCAAGAAGCGCTGAACGCGGCGGCGAAGAGAACCGTGAAGACAAGCAGATTTGTAATATACGTGACAAAAGGAGTATACAAAGAAAACATAGAGGTGGAGAAAAACAACGATAACGTGATGCTGTTTGGTGACGGCATGAGAAACACCATCATTACCGGCAGCAGAAGCTCTCAAGACGGTTACACAACATACAGCTCCGCAACCGCCGGCATAGATGGGCTTCACTTCATCGCAAGAGACATCACTTTCCAAAACACCGCGGGCCCACGCAAGGGCCAAGCTGTGGCCCTGAGATCCGCCTCCGACCTCTCTGTGTTCTACAAGTGCGGCATTGTGGGCTACCAAGACACGCTCATGGCCCACGCGCAGCGCCAGTTCTACAGACAGTGCTACATCTACGGCACCGTTGACTTCATCTTCGGCAACGCCGCCGTGGTCTTCCAAAACtgtcacatatttgcaagaaaGCCCCTGGATGGGCAGGCCAACACCATCACCGCACAGGGCCGAGGGGATCCCTTCCAGAACACCGGCATCTCCATCCACAAATCAGTTATCAAAGCCGCACCGGATCTCGTTCCTGTTTTGGACAAGGTTCAGACCTTCTTGGGCCGGCCCTGGCAGCAGAACGCTAGGGTTGTTGTCATGAGGACTTATTTGGACTCTCTTATAAGCCCATTGGGCTGGGATGAATGGAATGGATCTGACTTTGCCAAGGATACTTTGTATTTCGGAGAGTACGAGAATTCTGGGCCTGCTTCCGATACAAGCAAAAGAGTGAAATGGCCCGGTTTTCATGTGATATCAAACCCAAAAGAAGCGTCACAATTCACTGTGACTTCTCTTCTTGCTGGTCGCACCTGGTTGCCTACCACATCTGTTCCCTTCAGCTCTGGCCTCTGA
- the LOC107645036 gene encoding monocopper oxidase-like protein SKS1 (The sequence of the model RefSeq protein was modified relative to this genomic sequence to represent the inferred CDS: added 68 bases not found in genome assembly) yields MVTTLLSLLLLLPCLSSAADPTVNADLRFSYKTLSPLGLPQRVIAVNGDFPGPFINVTTNNNVNVNVHNDLDEDLLVTWSGIQMRRDAWEDGVIGTNCPIPPKWNWTYQFQVKDQIGSFFYFPSLNFQRASGGFGPIVVNNRNIIPIPFAQPDGDIFIIIGDWYTQTHTALRTTLDGGKDLGIPDGVLINGKGPYQYNTTLVPAGIDYETIRVDPGKTYRLRVHNVGISTSLNFRIQNHNLLLAETEGHYTIQTNFTDFDIHAGQSYSFLLSTDQNASTDYYIVASARFVNGSAWDRVTGVAILHYSNSQGKASGPLPPPPDDIYNPGYSMNQAKSVRQNTSASGARPNPQGSFHYGSINITDTYLLQVVPPVTIKGNVRATINGVSFNKPSVPFRLADLHKLRGIYKLDFPSKPMNKAPVIDTSLINATYKGFIEIVLQNNDTTVQNFHLDGYSFFVVGMDFGNWSENSRGSYNKWDAISRCTTQVYPGGWTAILISLDNVGTWNLRSENLDRWFLGQETYLRIVNPEENGETEMPPPDHVLYCGPLKNLQKQQNHSSSAVSAFGGNLLLSLLLALFAAIFMCN; encoded by the exons ATGGTGACGACGCTTCTCTCTCTGCTTCTGCTGCTTCCATGCCTCTCTTCCGCTGCCG GTCATAGCTGTCAATGGTGATTTTCCAGGGCCCTTCATCAACGTTACGACTAATAACAATGTTAATGTGAACGTCCACAATGATTTGGATGAAGATCTTCTCGTTACATG GTCTGGCATTCAAATGCGCCGCGATGCATGGGAAGATGGTGTTATTGGAACAAATTGTCCAATTCCTCCCAAGTGGAATTGGACATACCAGTTCCAAGTCAAGGATCAAATTGGGAGTTTCTTTTACTTCCCTTCCCTAAATTTCCAAAGAGCCTCTGGTGGTTTTGGTCCCATTGTTGTCAATAATAGGAATATTATCCCTATTCCTTTTGCACAGCCAGATGGGGATATTTTCATCATAATTGGTGATTGGTATACCCAGACTCACACG GCTCTGAGAACGACACTTGATGGTGGAAAAGACCTTGGAATTCCAGATGGTGTTCTTATCAATGGAAAGGGACCTTACCAATACAACACCACTCTTGTACCTGCTGGCATTGACTATGAAACAATTAGGGTTGATCCAG GCAAGACATACCGACTTCGAGTCCACAATGTGGGGATTTCAACTAGTTTGAACTTCCGGATTCAAAATCACAATCTATTGCTTGCAGAAACAGAGGGCCATTACACAATTCAAACAAATTTCACTGACTTTGATATTCATGCTGGCCAGTCATACTCTTTTCTACTTTCAACTGATCAGAATGCAAGTACAGACTACTATATTGTTGCAAGTGCAAGGTTTGTAAATGGTTCAGCATGGGATAGGGTTACGGGTGTTGCAATTTTACACTACTCAAATTCTCAGGGAAAAGCAAGTGGTCCACTTCCACCCCCACCAGATGATATTTATAACCCGGGTTATTCAATGAACCAAGCCAAAAGTGTCAG GCAAAACACATCTGCTAGTGGAGCTCGCCCTAATCCCCAAGGATCCTTTCATTATGGATCTATCAATATCACTGATACATATTTGTTACAAGTTGTGCCACCAGTGACCATAAAAGGCAACGTTCGAGCTACTATCAATGGGGTCTCATTTAATAAGCCTTCTGTTCCATTTCGGCTTGCTGATCTGCATAAATTAAGAGGAATTTACAAGCTTGATTTCCCCAGTAAACCGATGAACAAAGCACCAGTAATCGACACCTCTCTCATAAATGCTACTTATAAGGGGTTCATTGAGATTGTACTGCAAAACAATGACACAACAGTGCAGAATTTTCACTTGGATGGCTACTCCTTTTTTGTAGTTGG GATGGACTTTGGTAATTGGTCAGAGAATTCTAGAGGTTCTTATAACAAGTGGGATGCGATTTCTCGCTGCACAACTCAG GTTTACCCTGGAGGATGGACAGCAATCCTTATATCTCTAGACAATGTTGGAACTTGGAACCTGAGATCAGAAAACCTTGACAGGTGGTTCCTAGGCCAAGAAACATATCTGAGGATCGTCAATCCTGAAGAAAATGGTGAAACTGAGATGCCTCCACCAGATCATGTTCTCTACTGTGGCCCCCTCAAAAACTTGCAGAA GCAGCAGAACCATTCTTCTTCTGCAGTCTCTGCTTTTGGAGGGAACCTCCTTTTATCATTACTACTGGCACTTTTTGCTGCGATTTTCATGTGTAACTAA
- the LOC107641589 gene encoding probable pectinesterase/pectinesterase inhibitor 59 isoform X2 — protein sequence MRRTMVIVRLLLLVSSLVLSASRRVPSSSSSSSHSSGNIDWWCNLTPHPGTCKYYLGQSNQQHTTIMKHKTELRRMLVKSALEEATMMQKEAHGLDQNLIKTKNHEAVHGDCLKLYDDTIFHLKRTLECLNNNNCSAVDAQTWLSTALTNIQTCQTGAQELSVQDFKVPSKNTNVTEMVRNSLAINLDFVKMMKQQPHANRTLPEAEEQETEEDFPSWFSGHERKLLQSGSSAIKAHVVVAKDGSGNFKTVQEALNAAAKRTVKTSRFVIYVTKGVYKENIEVEKNNDNVMLFGDGMRNTIITGSRSSQDGYTTYSSATAGIDGLHFIARDITFQNTAGPRKGQAVALRSASDLSVFYKCGIVGYQDTLMAHAQRQFYRQCYIYGTVDFIFGNAAVVFQNCHIFARKPLDGQANTITAQGRGDPFQNTGISIHKSVIKAAPDLVPVLDKVQTFLGRPWQQNARVVVMRTYLDSLISPLGWDEWNGSGPASDTSKRVKWPGFHVISNPKEASQFTVTSLLAGRTWLPTTSVPFSSGL from the exons ATGAGAAGAACAATGGTCATCGTCAGGCTGTTATTGCTGGTATCTTCACTTGTCTTATCGGCATCAAGAAgagttccttcttcttcttcttcttcttctcattcttctGGTAACATTGATTGGTGGTGCAACCTAACGCCACACCCTGGAACATGCAAGTACTACTTAGGTCAAAGCAACCAACAGCACACAACAATAATGAAGCACAAAACCGAGTTGAGGAGGATGCTTGTGAAATCTGCATTAGAGGAAGCAACCATGATGCAAAAGGAAGCACATGGTTTGGACCAAAACTTGATCAAGACAAAGAACCATGAAGCTGTGCATGGCGATTGCTTGAAGCTCTACGACGACACCATCTTCCATCTCAAGCGTACCCTGGAATGCCTTAACAACAACAACTGTTCAGCAGTTGATGCACAAACATGGCTCAGCACTGCTCTCACAAACATCCAAACGTGTCAAACGGGTGCACAAGAACTCAGCGTTCAAGATTTCAAGGTTCCATCTAAGAACACCAATGTCACTGAGATGGTGAGGAATAGCTTAGCCATCAACTTGGATTTCGTCAAGATGATGAAACAACAACCACATGCAAATCGCACATTACCAGAAGCAGAGGAACAAGAAACAGAAGAAGATTTTCCAAGCTGGTTTTCCGGTCACGAAAGGAAGCTTCTTCAATCTGGCTCTAGCGCGATAAAGGCTCACGTTGTGGTGGCGAAAGACGGATCGGGGAATTTCAAGACGGTGCAAGAAGCGCTGAACGCGGCGGCGAAGAGAACCGTGAAGACAAGCAGATTTGTAATATACGTGACAAAAGGAGTATACAAAGAAAACATAGAGGTGGAGAAAAACAACGATAACGTGATGCTGTTTGGTGACGGCATGAGAAACACCATCATTACCGGCAGCAGAAGCTCTCAAGACGGTTACACAACATACAGCTCCGCAACCGCCGGCATAGATGGGCTTCACTTCATCGCAAGAGACATCACTTTCCAAAACACCGCGGGCCCACGCAAGGGCCAAGCTGTGGCCCTGAGATCCGCCTCCGACCTCTCTGTGTTCTACAAGTGCGGCATTGTGGGCTACCAAGACACGCTCATGGCCCACGCGCAGCGCCAGTTCTACAGACAGTGCTACATCTACGGCACCGTTGACTTCATCTTCGGCAACGCCGCCGTGGTCTTCCAAAACtgtcacatatttgcaagaaaGCCCCTGGATGGGCAGGCCAACACCATCACCGCACAGGGCCGAGGGGATCCCTTCCAGAACACCGGCATCTCCATCCACAAATCAGTTATCAAAGCCGCACCGGATCTCGTTCCTGTTTTGGACAAGGTTCAGACCTTCTTGGGCCGGCCCTGGCAGCAGAACGCTAGGGTTGTTGTCATGAGGACTTATTTGGACTCTCTTATAAGCCCATTGGGCTGGGATGAATGGAATGGATCTG GGCCTGCTTCCGATACAAGCAAAAGAGTGAAATGGCCCGGTTTTCATGTGATATCAAACCCAAAAGAAGCGTCACAATTCACTGTGACTTCTCTTCTTGCTGGTCGCACCTGGTTGCCTACCACATCTGTTCCCTTCAGCTCTGGCCTCTGA
- the LOC107645037 gene encoding NAC domain-containing protein 7-like, with product MNTFCHVPPGFRFHPTDEELVDYYLRKKVNSTRIDLDVIKDVDLYKIEPWDLQELCRLGTEEQNEWYFFSHKDKKYPTGTRTNRATAAGFWKATGRDKAIYSKHDLIGMRKTLVFYKGRAPNGLKSDWIMHEYRLETDQTAAATPQEEGWVVCRVFKKRVTSIMRKMSDHDSPSCTWYDDSSFMHQQPDHHFDNSCSSSSKHQLIPNNNCDVFYQQHNNNNLPLHHLPLLHQNNNNPIMAPPFAAINNNETTAFQEQGKSLIHHQALLYGNLNEEQASSSAAAAAADWRLVDKFVSSQLREDHHVSKQELMMPENTNNNNNDNGASTSNSSCPIMDVWK from the exons ATGAATACATTTTGTCATGTTCCACCGGGTTTTAGGTTCCATCCGACTGATGAAGAGCTCGTTGATTACTACCTTAGAAAAAAAGTTAATTCAACTAGGATTGACCTTGATGTCATCAAAGATGTTGATCTCTACAAAATCGAACCCTGGGATCTTCAAG AGCTATGCAGACTAGGAACAGAAGAGCAAAATGAGTGGTACTTCTTTAGccataaagataaaaaatatccaACAGGAACTCGCACAAATAGAGCAACTGCAGCAGGGTTTTGGAAAGCAACAGGGAGGGACAAAGCTATATATTCCAAGCATGATTTGATTGGGATGAGAAAGACTCTCGTCTTCTACAAAGGTCGAGCCCCTAATGGCCTCAAATCTGATTGGATTATGCACGAATATCGTCTTGAAACGGATCAAACTGCGGCTGCTACTCCTCAGGAAGAAGGATGGGTTGTGTGTAGAGTGTTCAAGAAGAGAGTGACTTCCATTATGCGTAAGATGAGTGATCATGATTCCCCTTCTTGCACTTGGTATGATGACTCCTCTTTCATGCACCAACAACCAGATCATCACTTTGACaactcttgttcttcttcatcaAAGCACCAACTAATCCCTAATAATAACTGTGATGTCTTCTACCaacaacacaacaacaacaacttgcCTCTTCATCATCTTCCACTTCTTCATCAAAATAACAATAATCCAATCATGGCACCACCATTTGCTGCTATTAATAATAATGAAACTACTGCTTTTCAAGAACAAGGGAAAAGCTTAATTCATCATCAGGCACTACTCTATGGAAATTTAAATGAAGAGCAAGCTTCTTCTtcagctgctgctgctgctgctgattgGAGACTTGTTGACAAGTTTGTTTCATCACAGCTTAGAGAAGATCATCATGTCTCCAAACAAGAATTGATGATGCcagaaaatactaataataataataatgataatggtGCCTCAACATCAAACTCAAGCTGTCCAATAATGGACGTGTGGAAATAG